The Lepus europaeus isolate LE1 chromosome 5, mLepTim1.pri, whole genome shotgun sequence genome includes the window gcctggggtcaagttcaGGTCCATGTCCTGGGGTGTGTGGTGGGGCACCTTTCTGCCCCTGGACCCCGGGCGGCCCCACAGAGCTGGGAGCCTGACGTGGCCCCCTGTTGCCCAGCACAACACTTTCTGGGTGGGCGATGTGGTGCGCGTCCTCGATGACCTGGACACCGTGAAGCGGCTGCAGGCCGGGCATGGCGAGTGGACGGACGACATGGCCCCCGTGAGTGCCTGTGCCCCTGCGGCCGGCtccccatgtcagagacctgctGTGACCCCAGCCTTCCCCCTCAGGCCCTGGGCCGCGTGGGAAAAGTGGTGAAGGTGTTTGGAGACGGGAACCTACGTGTGGCGGTCGGCGGCCAGCGGTGGACATTCAGCCCCTCCTGCCTGGTGGCCTACCGTCCCGCCGAGGACGCCAACCTGGCCGTGGCCGAACGTGCCAGGGAGAACAAAAGTGCGGAGCCCGCCTGGGGCCAGCGGGAGGCGGGGCTCCCTCGGCCACCACTCACCACAGCCCCGCCCTCAGGCTCCCTGAGCGCGGCCCTGGACAAGCTCAGGGCCCAGAAGAGTGACCTGGAGCACCCGGGGAGGCTGGTGGTGGAGGTGGCCCTCGGCAACGTGGCCCGGGCCCTGGAGCTGCTGCGGAGGCACCCGGAGCAGGTGCGTGCTCCCCGTCCTGCCGCCCGGCCGAGGGCCAGGAGCTCGCCTGCTGACGGCTGGTCCTCCTGGCAGGTGGACACCAAGAACCAGGGCCGGACTGCCCTGCAGGTGGCTGCCTACCTGGGCCAGGTGGAGCTGGTGCAGCTGCTACTGCAGGCAAGGGCCGGCCTGGACCTGCCGGACGAGGAGGGCAACACGGCGCTGCACTACGCGGCCCTGGGGTGaggcctgggtggggctgggggctgctcggGGCGGAGCCCACAGGTCCAGCAGCAGGCTCTGCACCCCTGCCCCCCGGCTCTCTCCCTGCAGGAGCCAGCCGGACGTGGCCCGGCTACTCCTGAGCGCAGGGTGCGGGGCCGACGTGGTCAACAGTGCCCACAGCTCGGCGCTGCACGTGGCCGTGCAgaggggcttcctggaggtggtgaGGGTCCTGTGCGAGCAAGGCTGTGACGTCAACCTGCCTGTGAGTGCCAGTCTGCTGGGCCCGGGCCCGAACCCGGGGTCACGGCCACCGCCCAGTGACCGCAGGCCCCTTGCCGGCAGGATGCCCACGCGGACACGCCCCTGCACTCTGCCATCTCGGCGGGCACGGGCGCCAATGGTATCGTGGAGGTCCTCACCGAGGTGCCGGGCATCGACCTCACTGCCACCAACAGGCAGGGCTTCACGCTGCTGCACCACGCGTCCCTGAAGGGCCACGTGCTGTGagtgccgggggtggggtgggctcgcCCCGCCGCGGCTCCTGTGCCACGCTCGCCCtgggggcagccccaggccccaggcagatCTCTGTGCTCCCACAGAGCTGTCAGGAAGATCCTGGCCCGGGCACGGCAGCTGGTGGACGCCAGGAAGGAAGATGGCTTCACCGCGCTGCACCTGGCCGCCCTCAACAACCACCGCGAGGTGGCCCAGATCCTGATCCGGGAGGTGGGCAGAGGCCCCAAGcctgtggggggctgggggcggggccgggggcggggctgaaCCTGCGTCCCCCCCCAGGGCCGCTGTGACGTTAACGTGCGGAACCGGAAGCTGCAGTCGCCGCTGCACCTGGCCGTGCAGCAGGCCCACGTGGGGCTGGTGCCGCTGCTCGTGGACGCGGGCTGCAGCGTCAACACCGAAGACGAGGACGGGGACACGGCCTTGCACGTGGCCTTGCAGCGTCACCAGCAGCTGCCCCTGGTGGCAGACGGGGCCGGGGGGGACCCGGGGCCCTTGCAGCTGCTGTCCAGGGTGAGCAGGTTTGGGGCCCCAGGGTCCCCCGCGCAGCCTGGGGCTCCGTGGTTTGCAGGAGCCGGCTGCGCCCTAGGCCTGGTTCCAGACCTGCTCTGCTCGCCCAGGCcgggaggaggagtgggggtgACCCAGTCTCCTGGCCCGGCCGCCCCAGGACCTGGGGCCAGCAGCCTCGGGCAGGGAGGGCGACTCTGGTCCTGAAGGCCTGGGCAGGCGCCACCCCGACGCCCGTCCTCACCTCCCCGGTCTTGCCGCCCAGCTGCAGGCCTCTGGCCTCCCGGGCAGCGAGGAGCTGACCGTGGGCGCGGCGCTCGCCTGCTTCCTGGCGCTGGAGGGCGCCGACGTGAGCTATGCCAACCACCGCGGCCGCAGCCCGCTGGACCTGGCGGCCGAGGGCCGAGTGCTCAAGGCCCTGCAGGGCTGCGCCCAGCGCTGCCGGTGAGCCCACGCCCGGGCAGGGGGCCCCCCGCTCCAGCATGGGGCCTGTTcaagcccctccctcccactgcaggGAGCGGCAGGCGGGCGGGGGCGCGGCCCCGGGCCCTAGGCCCGCACTCGGCACCCCGAACACCGTGACGAACCTGCACGCCGTCGCCGCCACGGGGCCCGAAGCTGCCGAGTGCCTGGTGTGCTCGGAGCTGTCGCTTCTGGTGCTCTTCTCCCCGTGCCAGCACCGCACAGTGTGCGAGGGTgagcggggccgggggccgggggccgggggccgggggccgggggccgggggccggggctgccCCGCCCGCAGAGCCCCTCCGACGCCGCCCGGTCTGCCCCGCAGAGTGCGCGCGCAGGATGAAGAAGTGCATCAGGTGCCAGGTGGTCATCGGCAAGAAGCTGCGTGCAGGTGGGTGGGGCCCGCGCCCCGCCTCCCCGCCGCGACTCGCGCCCCCCCCGCTCACGCCCGGCTCGCTCCCGCAGACGGCTCGGAGGTGGCCGGCGCGCCGCGGCAGCTGGTGGAGGAGCTGCAGAGCCGCTACCGGCAGATGGAGGAGCGCATCACCTGCCCGATCTGCATGGACAGCCACATCCGCCTCGTGTTCCAGTGCGGCCACGGCGCGTGCGCGCCCTGCGGCGCCGCGCTCAGCGCCTGCCCCATCTGCCGCCAGCCCATCCGCGACCGCATCCAGATCTTCGTGTGagccgcgcccccgccccgcacctGCCCTCCATAAAGCGTTTCTCGAACGTGGCCGCCTGCTGCCTGTCTGGGGTCGGGCGGGCCGGGCGCACAGAACCTGTAGCCGCGAGCCGAGCGCGGCGGGCGGACGCTCTCCAGGAACCTCCCGCCCCGCCGCCGGCCGCTCGCCAGCAGCTTGGCGCCGGCCCCGCTGGCCTGGGCGCCGCTGTCACTCTGGGCCCGAGCCCTGCGTGGagaactgggggtggggtggggggagacactCGGGGCCGAGCAGAAGCCACCTCGCCCTCGGGCCCCGTCCCGGaggcgccccccaccccacacagtcGCCGGGCGCCCCGTCGAACCCCGAACCCGCGCGCACACCGCTGCCCACGCCGGGAACACTTCAGAGCCCCGCGCTGTCACCTCCGCGCTCCCGGGACCCCCTACTCGCTTCCACGGAGTCGGCCGCAGTCTCACTGCCCCGCGGGCCCTGCCACCGCCCCGTACTCACTGCCACGTCCCTCACTGCGCTCCCCCCGCCGTGCGCCACTTTCCGGGCCGGCCACGCTCAGTCCCCGGGGCCCGCACGGAGGCTCCGCGGTCCGGCGTCGGACGGGGTCCCCTTGGGGAAGGCCCCCGGCAACCCTAGGCGCAGGCGACGACCCTCGCTCAACCTAGCACCCTGGCGCCAGTCTCctccccgccgccccccgcccgggCGACCCCGCCCAGCAGGCGGGGCCCAGGCCGCTGCGACCGGCCCGCGGGGCTCGGGACGCGAGCCGGCTGGCGGCGCGACTCCGGACTGCGGACCTCCCGGCCGGTTCCCCGCAGGCGCCGCCCCTGCCCCCCGCTGTAACCCGAGCCGCCGCCTCCCCCGCGCGCCCCGCGGCCCAGGCCCTGCGCCCGACAGCGAGTCCGCCATGGGCCGCGGGGCCTGCGTCCCCCCGGAGGCGTCGGGGCCCGTCCAGGGCCGCCGGCTCGGAGCCGTGCTGGGCGCCCTGTGCCTGGTCCCCGCGCTCGCGCTGCTGGTCCGGCTGGGGACCCCGGCGGCCCCGGCCCCGAGCGCGATACAGGTGAGCAGACGGGGAGGCCAGGTGCGTAGGGCTTGGGGACCGCGCCTGCGGGCCCGTGGCCGCGGTTCGGGGCGCCTCTGGGTCCGGACGTGAGACCCCGGGTCCTCGAGTTCGACCGTCCCCGCCGGCCTCACCCGCCGCCCCGCACGGAGGTCGCACGCGCAGGGTGGGCGGCCGGGAAGTGGGCCCAACCCGTCTCCTGCCCGTCGGTCCCGCGCGCCGCGCCCACCGCCTCCCTGGGCGCCCTCTCGTCCCTCCAAGGGCGACGTCGCCGCGCCGGCCCCCGCCGcccgggcccccgccccgccggccccgcccgcgccccgcagACGCCGCTACACGCTGACCCCGGCCCGGCTGCGCTGGGACCACTTCAATCTCACCTACAGGTGCGGTcgggccccgggggcggggggcaagCGCGGGCCCCGGCCCTGAGCTTCCCCCTCCCGCAGGATCCTCTCCTTCCCGCGGAATCTGCTGAGCCCCCGGGACACGCGGCGGGGCCTGGCCGCGGCTTTCCGCATGTGGAGTGACGTGTCCCCGTTCAGCTTCCGCGAGGTGGCCCCCGAGCAGCCCAGCGACCTCCGCATAGGTgggcgcccgcccccgccccgccccgccccgccccggcggcCCGGGCCGCGGCCCGCGCTCAGCGCCGCGCTCCCCCCAGGCTTCTACGCGGTCAACCACACGGACTGCCTGGTGTCCGCCCTGCACCACTGCTTCGACGGCCCCACCGGGGAGCTGGCCCACGCCTTCTTCCCCCCCCACGGCGGCATCCACTTCGACGACAGCGAGCACTGGGTCCTGGGCCCCACGCGCTACAGCTGGAAGAAAGGTGGCTCCCGGGCCCGGCTTCCCGCGCCCCTCCCCTGCTGCGGCTGCAGGGGCGGGCTGCAGGCACACTGAGGAGGGGCTGAGGGTCACGCAGGCCGGTGGGGGGGCGGTGGGAGCCCCCGGGGCTGGCGCCCTGAGGCTGCGCCCGACAccagggagagggagccggaggAGTTGCATTCCTGGGGGCCGGCTCACCGCCCAGGCCCGGCACGCTCTTATCTGGCCTTGGCCGGGCTCGCAGGCGTGTGGCTCACGGACTTGGTGCACGTGGCGGCCCACGAGATCGGCCACGCGCTGGGCCTGATGCACTCGCAGCACGGCCGGGCGCTCATGCACCTCAACGCCACGCTGCGCGGCTGGAAGGCGCTGTCGCAGGAcgagctgtgggggctgcaccgGCTCTACGGTGGGTGCCCTACGGTGggtgcccggggcggggcgggcggggcgggcagcCACTGAGCCAGGCCCCCGCCCCGCAGGCTGCCTGGACCGGCTGTTCGTGTGCGCGTCCTGGGCCCGGAGGGGCTTCTGTGACAGCCGCCAGCGGCTCATGAAGAGGCTGTGCCCCAGCAGCTGCGACTTCTGCTACGGTGCCACCGCCGGGGAGGGCGACCGCCGGGGAGGGGTCCGGACCGCGGGCGCGGCGGGCCTGACTCCGCGCCTCACCCCCCCCAGCATTCCCCTTCCCGACGGCGGCTGCCACCCTGCCACCCCCCAGGACCAAAACCCGGTTGGTGCCCGAGGGCAGGAACGTGACCTTCCGCTGCGGCCACAAGATCCTGCACAAGAAAGGCAAAGTGCAGTGCGTGGCGGGGCGTGggcgtggcgggggcggggccgcgggcggCCGGCGCCCCCTACAGGAGTTCCCCTTGCAGCTGGTACAAGGACCAGGAGCCCCTGGAGTTCTCCTACCCCGGCTACCTGGCGCTGGGCGAGGCGCACCTGAGCATCATCGCCAACCCCGTCAACGAGGGCACCTACACGTGCGTGGTGCGGCGGCGCCAGCGCGTGCTCACCTCCTACTCCTGGCGCATCCGCGTGAGGAGCTGAGCGCCCGCCCCGATAAAGCGCGTTCCCCTCACGTCTCTGGCTCGTTCTTGGGGGGGCCGGCgcaggcagcccccagcccgccGCAGACAGCACAGCCCACGCCCCACACCCCAGCCATGTGGCCTCTGCTCAGCCGCACAAggccaggagggcttcctggagaaggtggcagagctgggcctggaaggGCGGCCACGCTGCTCTCTGAATGGGAGCTGGGTTGGGGGCGGCAGGACGCTGCAGCCAGGCGGGCAGCGGGGATCCACAGGCTCGCTTTCCAAGCCCTTGgcggcccctgcctgccccctcccccggccggcTCACAGGTGGCCGCTTGGGGCCACTCTGCTGAGGACAACCAGGGCTTCCTCCACGAAGTTTGCTGCACGCACGGGACAACCACCCGTGTCCACCCCCACGCGGCAGGGGCTGCCCGGGACACCTGTGGACAGGGCTGCTCCTGCCAGAGGGCCCGCAAGGCCTCGCTGCCCCCCAGCTCAGCTCCACAccacagtctggcccagcacacgcacgtgtgcacactcacacGTGCAGGCGTGTTGCATACACGTGTATGACGTGTTTCACTGGGCACTTCAGACACAGCTGAAAACCACCTTTCCCTGCACAAGGGAACGGTATTTAATTCTACAAATTTAcaaaccaaaatataaaaagaggtTGTGGAAAATTGAGTGGGCAAGGAGTTCGGAGCTGGCCCAGGTGCCGGGGCCGGGTCGCGCCGGGCCTGTGCGAGCTTCAGAACTTGAGGCTGAAGCCGGGGCCCGCGGCCGAGGCGCCCTGGTTGGTGGTGGTGAGGTGGAAGCCGGTCTCCTTCAGGTCGTCATCACCCTGCAGAGCGAGCGAGCCAGGGACGTGAGGACCCTGCCCTGGCCAGACCCCAGCCCACGGGGACTCGGCAGGCCCCTCACCAGCTGGCTGTAGCCCAGGCCGCCCTCAGGGGGCCGTGGGCTGGTGCCCCGCTTCACCCTCTGCTGCTCGCTCTTGGCCGGCCACGTGGGGAACATGGACGGGTCGATGGGCAGGGGTGTCTCGCGGAAGTACTCGTGCTTCAGCCCGTCCTCGGCGTTGATCCTCCGCCCGGGGAAGTAGGTCAGGAACCTGGGGACACGGGTGCCGCGTGACCCTGCGAGGGCCGGGCAGTGGCCTCACGGGGATGCCACGGGCTCAGGAGCTGGGTGGGCCGGGCCCTAGGGGCCTGATGCAGTGGTGGCGAGCAGCCTTGGGAGGGGCCTGTCCGCCCCACCAGCCTCCAGGCCCCAAGGACGTGGGGCGCTGGGGctcgggcagggctggggtcctCACTTGTTCATGAGGTCGAAGCCCTGGTCCGAGAGCAGGGCCCCGAAGCGCTTGCGCAGGTTGTTGTAGGGGTACTCGCTGAAGGTCATCTTCTTCACCGCCGGCAGCTCGCTGTAGCCAGGCCAAATCTTCTCACTCGGGGTCCCCAGGTCCTGGGACACAAGGGGTCAACAGGGCTGCTCCCTGCACACAGCAGCTACCAGGGACGAGGGCCACTCCAAGGGCACCCCTGGCCTGGGACCTGGCCCCAGGCGGAGCTCGCACACCCACCTTGAACACCTTGTTGATCTGATCGATCTCTGACTTCCCAGGGAACAGAGGTTTCTGGGTCAGGAGCTCCCCAAAGATGCAGCCCACTGACCACATGTCTACGGCCGTGGAGTACTCCTGGATGCAGGACACAGGGCTCAGGGCGCTGACCCCGGGGAGGCCACTGCTGGGGCAGGAAGGTGCCCAGAACCCCGGATCTCACCTTGGCtcccagcagcagctctggggcGCGGTACCACAGCGTCACCACCACTGGGGTGTAGGCCTTTAGTGGAGACCCGTACTCCCGGGCCAGCCCGAAGTCCCCCACCTGCAGGACAGAGGGGAGGGGTCAGGGGCGGGCAGGGTGTGAGTGGGTGGGCGGGCCAGACCCCGCGCGGCCCACCTTGAGGATGCCCGCGTGGCTGAGCAGCAGGTTGGACGTCTTGAGGTCCCGGTGCAGGATCCAGTTGTCGTGCAGGTGCCTCACTCCACGCAGCAGCTGGATCATCAGGGTCTTCACCTCCCCTGGACGGCAACAGGGTCAGGGGCCCGGCCCCGAGGCTTCCTGGGAACAAGGGTGGCCCCGGGGAGCAGTGTCACCGGGGCCTCGGCCGTACCTGGCAGGAAGGGCTGCTTCATGGTCTCCATGAGGCTCTTGAGGTCGTGCTCCACGTAGTTCATCACGATGTAGATCTTGTCCATGTTGCTGCCCACGACGATCTCCTGGAACACAGCCGTCCGTGGGTCGGCGTTCGCCAGCGCACCCCTGACAGCCTGGCTCTCCTGGGCCCCGAGGACGGCCTGGAGGCCCGGGCTGACTGCGCTGTCACAGAGACAGACGGACAGGACGACAGAAACCGCCTGGCCCTGACCCAGGCAGGGCGCGGTGCGTGGGGCGGGGCCTCACCCTGACGGTGACGATGTTGGGGTGCTGGGCCTTGAGGATGGTGTTGATCTCCCTCAGCGACGTGATCGGGAagccctccttctccttctccatcttcaGCCGCTTCAGAGCCACAATCTCATCTGCAGAGAAAGTGCTTTGAAGACAGGCGCTGCCAGGCGGCggtgggcacagcaggtgcagcaaaCCGCATCCCGCACTGAGAGCCGCCGTCCCACTCAGCGCCagcacttccggtccagcttcctgccagcgccaGGGGGCGGCAGAGacagctccagtgcttgggcccctgcacccacgtgggagacccagatgggctctgggctcctgcctgggaCCCGGCTCGGCTGGCACTGTAGCCACTTAAGGGGTGAAActccctgcaactctgcttttcgaaTCGTCGATCTGTCTTCAgttaaacaaaaaaacagaaataaaggcgCTGGctcggctggcactgtggcacagtggttgagctGCCGTCTGCGGAgctggcatcctggctgctccaccttccgatccagctccctgctgcggcctgggaaagcagtggaagatggcccaagtccctgggcccctgcacccacgtgggagcccgggaaaaagctcccggctccttgctcagctccggccgttgcagccgtctggAGGTGACCtagcaggtggaggacctctctcctctaactcttccATAAATAATCTTTATCTCCCCGAGGCTCTGGTTCTGCTCCGAGACTGTGGCCTCACAGAGATCTTGTTTCAGTTCACACTGAAAACAGAGCCTCCGACGTGTGCTGCTGCAGAGCCTAGGGCTCACCCCCGCCCGCTACACAGCCCCCGCCCAGCACCCCAGAAACAGCCCTCGGCTCCTCGGATTCCCAGCAGCTGCTCTGCCCCCCTGAGAACGATGCCAGGGCACTGGGGTGTCCAGGGCCACACACCTGCGCAGGTGCATCGCCCACGGCTGTGGAGGGGAACACGTGGGGGGCTCCGTGTGAGGCAGCATCACACGTGCCTGCCCACACTCCAGCTCCCGCCACCCGGCACGGCCCGGGTCGCACTGACCTCTGGCTTCCTGAGAGGCCCAGGGGGCCAGCGTCCACACCGGACAGGGGTCACCCACAGGTCACGACCCGGTGCCTGCAAGGATGGCACAGCCGCACACTTGGCACCAGGGCGAGTGCTGGGAGATCAACCCCAGGCATCAGAGGGGCCTCGTGGTGTGAATCCAGGCTCTAAATCCTTGTGCCAAGGTCTGCAGGACGGAGGCCGAGGGGGCCAAGAGCAACGGTGAGGGCTGCACCCGGCTGACCTCTGCTCGCTACGAGGACTACGTCCCTCGGTGCCTGGGCCgggccctccctccccagctctctGGGGGGCTGGCCAGGGCCCCGCGCACCTGTTTTCTTGTCCTTGGCTCTGTACACCACACCGTAGGTGCCCTCCTCGATCCTGTTCAGGCATTGGAACTCCTCCACGCTCcggcagccctgggggaggcgCCGGGGTGAGCGGGGcagcctcccacacacacctgcctcaCTCAGAGCTGCACGGCGACCCTGCCCCCCACGCCCAACCTCGGGGGAGCACAGGGCATGCGtgtgccctgctccccagccccacaccacagccccttctgtgaggACATCCAGCACAGGACGCCATTCCCAGGCTTCTCTGAGCACAGGCACAGCTCCCTCTGAGCGGGGCagcaggctgaggtcaggggtcctCAGAGCCCCCCCACCCTTTAGGACACGGCCCTATCTAACCCGGCAAggtcctcaccaccaccacctgtgcAGCCCCCGACATGGTGGGTGCCCACCTAGCCCACGCGCCTGGCAGGGGGCAGCGTGACGGCTCCCAGGCCGCTCTCGCCGTGACCTCAGCCACAGACCCAGGACACGGCCACGCCTGGCCAGCCTGATCTCCGGGGCACAGGAGGGCCCAGCAGTGTTTGGGTGGCGCCCCCGCCAGGGCCGGGTGCTGAGGCCTGACCTGCAGGGCGGGCAGGTACTTGGGCAGCTCCTGCTTGAGCTCCAGCGGCGACAGGGCTGGGGAGTCGGGCACACAGTCTCCTTCAGTCAGGGCGCTGCTCCGCGGGGTCCCCTCGCCTGCCTCGTCCTCCCCTTCTTCACTTTCCCCCGAATCTCGGTCAAATCGTGACTCTGGAACTTTCAAAATTAAACCGTGTGATGGCACCGGTTGCAAGCAAATGCCCCCTCCCGTTGAGGGGCGGCAGGGCCGAGGCAGGGCGGCCGCGTGCTGGCCAGGACACTGCCGCCCCAACTGCTCCGGGGTCTGTGGTCCCGGCGGGCTCAGCCGAGACAGAGCCACCGCCTGGATGCTGAT containing:
- the LOC133759363 gene encoding cyclin-dependent kinase 11B isoform X1 yields the protein MGDEKDSWKVKTLDEILQEKKRRKEQEEKAEIKRLKNSDDRDSKRDSLEEGELRDHRMEITIRNSPYRREDSMEDRGEEDDSLAIKPPQQMSRKEKAHHRKDEKRKEKRRHRSHSAEGGKHARVKEKEREHERRKRHREEQDKARREWERQKRREMAREHSRRERDRLEQLERKRERERKLREQQKEQREQKERERRAGERRKEREARREVSAHHRTMREDYSDRGKASHWSRSPPRPPRERVELGDGRKPVKEEKVEERDLLSDLQDVSDSERKTSSAESSSAESGSGSEEEEEEEEEEEEEEGSTSEESEEEEEEEEEEEEEEDTGSNSEEASEQSAEEVSDDEMSDDDERENESRILVVPESRFDRDSGESEEGEDEAGEGTPRSSALTEGDCVPDSPALSPLELKQELPKYLPALQGCRSVEEFQCLNRIEEGTYGVVYRAKDKKTDEIVALKRLKMEKEKEGFPITSLREINTILKAQHPNIVTVREIVVGSNMDKIYIVMNYVEHDLKSLMETMKQPFLPGEVKTLMIQLLRGVRHLHDNWILHRDLKTSNLLLSHAGILKVGDFGLAREYGSPLKAYTPVVVTLWYRAPELLLGAKEYSTAVDMWSVGCIFGELLTQKPLFPGKSEIDQINKVFKDLGTPSEKIWPGYSELPAVKKMTFSEYPYNNLRKRFGALLSDQGFDLMNKFLTYFPGRRINAEDGLKHEYFRETPLPIDPSMFPTWPAKSEQQRVKRGTSPRPPEGGLGYSQLGDDDLKETGFHLTTTNQGASAAGPGFSLKF
- the LOC133759363 gene encoding cyclin-dependent kinase 11B isoform X2 translates to MREDYSDRGKASHWSRSPPRPPRERVELGDGRKPVKEEKVEERDLLSDLQDVSDSERKTSSAESSSAESGSGSEEEEEEEEEEEEEEGSTSEESEEEEEEEEEEEEEEDTGSNSEEASEQSAEEVSDDEMSDDDERENESRILVVPESRFDRDSGESEEGEDEAGEGTPRSSALTEGDCVPDSPALSPLELKQELPKYLPALQGCRSVEEFQCLNRIEEGTYGVVYRAKDKKTDEIVALKRLKMEKEKEGFPITSLREINTILKAQHPNIVTVREIVVGSNMDKIYIVMNYVEHDLKSLMETMKQPFLPGEVKTLMIQLLRGVRHLHDNWILHRDLKTSNLLLSHAGILKVGDFGLAREYGSPLKAYTPVVVTLWYRAPELLLGAKEYSTAVDMWSVGCIFGELLTQKPLFPGKSEIDQINKVFKDLGTPSEKIWPGYSELPAVKKMTFSEYPYNNLRKRFGALLSDQGFDLMNKFLTYFPGRRINAEDGLKHEYFRETPLPIDPSMFPTWPAKSEQQRVKRGTSPRPPEGGLGYSQLGDDDLKETGFHLTTTNQGASAAGPGFSLKF